One Helianthus annuus cultivar XRQ/B chromosome 12, HanXRQr2.0-SUNRISE, whole genome shotgun sequence genomic region harbors:
- the LOC110892627 gene encoding uncharacterized protein LOC110892627 — protein MEADSDLQLEVNFQWNSWAPIKCNYLLWRAISGKVAAKLSLLHRGINLDNLCCDRCGYGLEDPDHIFAGCIWARSVWWQVAVWMRIPPPIDATSLKEAVKLMTSNTGSAKWKKIVYTVVLASVWRIWRVRNLMVFEGVFVPIRRIVDLIKEDAFLWISHRSKLPNPDWDNWLEFNVVNLL, from the coding sequence ATGGAAGCCGATTCCGATCTCCAGTTGGAAGTCAACTTTCAGTGGAATTCGTGGGCTCCAATTAAATGCAATTATCTCCTTTGGAGAGCCATTTCGGGCAAGGTGGCGGCGAAGTTATCTCTTTTGCATAGGGGAATTAAtcttgataatctttgctgtgaTCGATGCGGGTATGGGTTGGAAGATCCGGATCACATTTTTGCGGGTTGTATTTGGGCTCGGAGTGTGTGGTGGCAGGTTGCTGTCTGGATGCGTATCCCCCCACCTATCGATGCGACGAGCTTAAAAGAGGCCGTGAAGTTAATGACGAGTAATACGGGGTCGGCTAAGTGGAAAAAAATTGTTTACACGGTCGTTTTGGCTTCCGTTTGGCGGATCTGGAGAGTCAGAAACTTAATGGTTTTCGAAGGGGTGTTCGTTCCGATTAGGAGAATCGTTGATTTGATTAAGGAAGACGCCTTCTTATGGATTTCTCACCGATCAAAGCTGCCGAATCCGGACTGGGATAACTGGTTAGAGTTTAATGTTGTGAACCTTCTTTAA